In Capsicum annuum cultivar UCD-10X-F1 chromosome 11, UCD10Xv1.1, whole genome shotgun sequence, one genomic interval encodes:
- the LOC107854951 gene encoding putative polyol transporter 2 — protein sequence MEDKNQALADFDPPKSKTSRKKNKYAIASSFLASLSSILLGYDIGVMSGAIIYIKKDLHINDVQVEILVGILNLYSLIGSAAAGRTSDWIGRRNTMVVAAVIFFVGALLMGFATNYAFLMFGRFVAGVGVGYALVIAPVYTVEVSPESCRGFLTSFPEVFINGGILLGYVSNVAFSKLPTHLSWRFMLGIGAIPSVLLGLSVLAMPESPRWLVMKGRLHDARTVLKKTSESPEEAESRLRDIKEAAGIPEHCNDDVVQVPKRPKGNNVWKELFLSPTPSIKHIVLTGIGIHFFQQASGIDSVVLYSPTIFERAGIKSDHDRLLATVAMGCVKTLFILVATFFLDKVGRRPLLLTSFGGMAISLLLLSAGLTVIDHSNGNFRWAVALCVTMVSVYVALFSIGAGPIAWVYGSEVFPLRLRATGFSIGVTINRVTSGLISMTFLSLEKAISIEGAFFFYAGIAGMAWLFFFTLMPETQGKTLEETDALFGTFFKWRSTVRELKAKKMSEMNDTAQIQMATADAVAS from the exons ATGGAGGACAAAAACCAAGCTCTTGCGGATTTTGATCCTCCCAAATCAAAAACcagtagaaaaaaaaacaagtatgcaattgcttcttcttttctaGCTTCCTTGTCATCCATCTTGCTTGGTTATG ATATAGGTGTGATGAGTGGAGCCATAATCTACATCAAGAAAGACCTACACATCAACGATGTACAAGTAGAGATTCTAGTAGGAATTCTCAATCTCTATTCTCTTATTGGCTCCGCCGCTGCTGGCCGGACTTCCGACTGGATAGGTCGTCGGAACACTATGGTTGTAGCAGCGGTTATCTTCTTCGTGGGGGCATTATTGATGGGTTTTGCTACTAACTATGCCTTCCTCATGTTTGGCCGTTTTGTCGCTGGCGTTGGTGTTGGCTATGCTCTTGTCATTGCTCCCGTTTACACTGTCGAGGTGTCCCCCGAGTCTTGTCGGGGTTTTCTCACTTCCTTCCCTGAGGTATTTATTAATGGAG GTATATTGCTAGGATATGTGTCTAACGTAGCATTTTCCAAACTTCCAACACACTTGAGCTGGCGATTCATGTTAGGAATCGGAGCAATTCCGtccgtgttattgggtttaagtGTTCTAGCCATGCCCGAATCACCGCGGTGGCTTGTCATGAAGGGCCGACTTCACGATGCAAGAACCGTGCTTAAAAAAACCTCTGAATCACCAGAAGAAGCCGAGTCAAGACTTCGTGACATCAAAGAAGCTGCTGGCATACCCGAGCACTGCAATGACGATGTGGTCCAAGTTCCTAAACGCCCGAAAGGAAACAATGTATGGAAAGAACTATTCCTTTCTCCTACGCCATCCATTAAACACATAGTGCTTACTGGTATTGGTATACATTTCTTCCAACAAGCAAGTGGCATTGACTCTGTTGTTTTGTATAGTCCAACAATTTTCGAAAGGGCGGGCATTAAATCGGATCATGACAGGTTACTAGCTACAGTAGCAATGGGATGTGTGAAAACATTATTTATATTAGTAGCCACATTTTTTCTTGACAAAGTTGGACGTAGGCCATTGCTTTTAACAAGTTTTGGTGGAATGGCCATTTCACTATTACTCCTCTCTGCTGGCCTTACAGTTATTGACCACTCAAATGGTAACTTCAGATGGGCCGTGGCCCTTTGTGTCACAATGGTATCAGTCTATGTAGCACTTTTCTCAATTGGTGCGGGTCCAATTGCATGGGTGTATGGTTCAGAGGTTTTTCCATTGAGACTCAGAGCAACAGGGTTCAGCATAGGTGTAACAATAAACAGAGTAACCAGCGGGTTAATATCCATGACATTTTTATCGTTAGAAAAGGCGATATCAATTGAAGGAGCGTTCTTTTTCTACGCGGGAATTGCAGGGATGGCTTGGCTTTTCTTCTTTACGTTGATGCCGGAAACACAAGGGAAAACATTAGAGGAAACTGATGCCTTGTTCGGTACTTTCTTCAAGTGGAGGTCAACAGTGCGAGAGCTCAAGGCAAAGAAGATGTCTGAGATGAATGACACTGCCCAAATTCAGATGGCTACTGCAGATGCTGTTGCtagttga